The stretch of DNA tcagtgtgtctttgttattgTGAGGATGCCAAAAAATATGCCATGTGTGACTCAAAACGagcaaaggcatgtactaattctcgtaattgcagagtgtaagatagcaatgagcatcatgatgcaCTTTGAATTCAAAATtgactgtgtgatttttttatatattgatatttcaCTTTGTAACTGTTACATAGTTGCTGATAATCATTAATTTTCCCACTATATCTATCTGACTTGAAATAAACATCCATGGCACTGTCAAAATTATTTCCCCAaagtaaaatacaataaacacagaacaatacaataaaatattcacattaataaatcagataaaactaatatataaccacactgataaatatattttataattgtgtCCTAAAAATGTTTTCTAAACTTAagaatttgagcatttatttaaacacaGTAAGATATTTTgtgattcattattattattattattattattagtagtagtagtagtagtagtagtattagtattattagtattattgggAACagttgtatttacttttaattattttatcacttttttaaaTTATGCCTACTGAATGTGAAAAGCCCATATTCAATTGTTAGAATAagtaactaaactaaaaaacaaaagtcATAACAGTCAGAGCCTGTAGGtaacattctactaaccaaaagtTTTTTACTGGGTAACTTTAATTAACTTTCTataacagaaaacaaatgaataCAAATGTTGTATCTATTTGCATACCGGAGGAGTTGACCTATTGTGAGCCCTGAATTAGACTACCATATTTtcattaatgttaattaaaatatattagaaatTGTTTTTTAAAGTGAATGTAACAAAAATTTACATTCCAAAACAGTGAAATGTCTTTACTGCACTTTCTATTGTTTTTACCCTTACTGTTGTTGTctgttaaaaaaatgtctttactgTGACATGTCCATTCCACAACGCTCTGTTGCAATAGAGAAACgtcaaaataaagacattttcactGATTTACTGCTGAAACTGCCGATAATTGCAGGAGAAACCcatttgttttataaatgtacTGTAGAGCAGAGAAGTTCAACTGAAAGCAACTCTATGGTTTGCCTTCCAAGTGACATATAGTCATACCTGACCTCATTCTAAACTTCAGCGAGAGTCTCAACCTCAGCCTATCAATCTTCAACGTTCTCAATACACTCGGTTTCTCCTTGCCCGTAAATGGACGATGACCTAGCCCTTTTCTTCTTTCCCCAAACATCCATCATTAATATAAGCCAGGCAGGCTTGAGGTAATTCATGCCCTAAGGGAAGCCTGACATCTTGTGTATTTGGATAAGGCCTTGTACAAATCACTGTAATGTCCACATGCTCTCTATGGTGAAACCTTTTACAGTATGAATAAAACATAGCACTTAGCATGGAAAAGCGCAGCTTTGCCACAGATGTGTCTCTGGATTACGGCAAGTATAATGTATCATTTCTGCCTGAGATCTTCTAACCTGCAATCTGCCGAGACAGTGGCACTGATGCATGCCATTGGCTGCGAGTAATTCATTTATGTTTGGCCAGATCGTTGTATATGTATCTCCAACAACAGAAACCTGTCAAATGTCAAACAACCTTTATTACAAGTGTTCTGTGTCCAAGAATGGCTTTTTGATAgcaaaaataaatagttttttaaatgATGCTTATCTGAAGAAAAAAGTAGCACTCAAAGCCTGACTCCTGCAGCATGGGCTGTGTACAGTTCTGGCAAATCATCTAGGCTGAGAATGCTAGACAGAAGGCTAGTCTGCCAATGGATCTGTAACAGCCCAGGATATTGCCAAGAGTGATTCAGTTTATTGTACATTTGTATGATTGCTTATAATAAAAGTTATACAGAAATTTGCTTTTTATTAATACATTGGGTCAAACAAAATCTGTATGAAATCAAGAGTAGTATTCTGAAGGAAGTTTTTCTCTATAGGAGAGGTAGATACATTTTCTGAAAACTACACTAAGAAAtagaagtacagatttgtacttaaaagagtacaaaggcttgtcgctggggctgtaccttattgcGGTACAATAGTGTACCTTTTAGtttaagtccttttttgtacccatatttttgtaccatttaaggtaCTATTCTGTACCCCAAGAGACTAAAATGTACCTTAAGACTAGGGTACAAAATTGTACCCTTTTCAAGAGGTCCCAAAATGTACTTTTAGAAGTACCACCCTAGCGACAAGCTATTTTGGACCCTATAGGTACCGAAATGTACCAGATCACACACATTAATGTTGTTCAATGCTTTTTATTTAGTAGTACGCAGATTATCATTTCAAAAGGGCTTTAAGCAACACAACCATTGCAAATTCAGCCCAACTGCAATTTAATAAATGATTACATAACCACTACAAGCATCTAAAAAACAGCAAATGGTATAGAACTGTACATGGCATCAACAACCATATAAAAACACCAATGTTTAGATCATGGGAATTTCTACAAAAAGGCCAGCATTTTTAAAATGAACATGACAATGTCTGACAAACTGTTGACAAAAATGACAAACTgttaatttctggatctctgaacgctgtgggagaacggagatgTGCTACTCAAAGATAGGtactttttaaatcatgttttacaccggagttctcctttgaaaaacaaacaaaacaaaaaaaaacattcaattctGAATTCACGTTTTAGACTAAATATTTCATTGAAACGAAAAGATTATCATCAACAGAATACGTGTCAAGAGCTTGATGATCCAATTCCTTTCCTGGAATTTGTAAAGTCCAATCTTTGTCAAGTGTGACACGATATGCATGGAAATGACCATCGAATGACACTGGAACCAATATTttaccacacataacccacaaaGTGTCAATGTTTAGTATGTACTTCACCTTCCAGAACAATGGAATCATTTCAGTGTGCAGATGGCCTATTACAAATACATCGCCAAGGGAATATTTAACATTGTTCACTGACACACAAGATACACGTTGAAGTACCTTGTCTTGAAACTGAACATCCCTCAGAGCATCATTGCAAATAAGAGCCTTCTGTAGCTCTGCTGGTAGAGATGAAAAGGGTGTGCTTACACTTTTGCTGAGCGTCTCCTCAAAATCACATAGTAGCCCTTTCATCTGATGACGGTTGCTCAAAGTTGAGGTTATGTTTCTGAAATTTTTACATGTGCTAGCAATGTTCTTAAAATATTGGTGTTTGCTTTCAAACCTCATACACCACAAAGCACGAAGAAGACCAAACATTAGCATAAGTCTGGGATAATGTGTTAAAAATGACATTTGGGAGTTAAAACGTTCCCAAAAACATTTGTCATCTCAGTCAGAAATTCTTGTACAACAAATTCCAGAACAGCAAGTTCATCTTTTCTCACTGTAGGAGCCATAACTACATCTGTGATTTCAGCACACAGTTTGAACACACGCCAGTATGGACTATCAGGTGGAACATGGTCTGCCATCAAGAAAGGCAGCAATCTGAATAGACACCACTTTTGACTGGCTGACCCAACAATGGCAGAATTTCGAAGTAGTTTTTCAGAGAGAAGCACTGGCTTGTTTGCCCTGTCATTTTTCCCAATGGTCATGCTTTTGAGCTCATTATTTATCTCCTGTATGGTTATGTGCTTTTGTTTATGAGCTTCACAAATGACCAATTTCATTACAAGAGGCAGCACTCCTTCTAGCAAATCATGCATGATATCAGGAGGAAGACAGCTTGTGACATCAAAGTAATCTAGCATATCAAATTTACAAGTACCATGTACACCATACAAAGCAGCACTTGCTGGATCATTTTCTACACACTCAAGGTGATACCTGTGCACTTCTGCTGTCCTAAGAACAAAACTTTCCTCCCGGAATTTTTGTTTCATCTCAGAATAAGAGGCCATGCAGTACCGACAAATTCTGCCACTGTTAAAAGACATTGTAAACCCACCTATCATGTGAGCAGACAGGTTATCACATGAAAATGTTGCCAGGGCAGCATTAATTCTGCACTCGTGTCTGTTAACATTTAGGACGAACCCTTCAGTTGAGAGCTTTTTTAGGTCATCTACCACTGGTTGGGGTATAACATCAAGCCCACACTCTTTTAGATGAGAACAGCGAGTTTCGAGCGATACCTTGCACTGACATTGCCAACACTATAATAAAATGCACACATCTTGTACTTGCTTCTCTTAGAGCCTAAAGGGTTAACAATTTCAAGTTCATCTTCATAAAAATGAAGTCTTAGAGCCTGTGGGTGGTCTTTAAAATATGaatgttctttaaaataaactccATCAGTGTAGTCCAACAAAATCTGATCGTCTCTAATTTTATGAGCATCTGCAACAATCTCTTCCCAGACATCTTCAAGAGAACAATATTTTTTCAATACCTCTGCAATGGGTACATAAGAAAAAGTGCCAATTTTGTTTCCAGAAGCATTTCTTAGTTCATAGTTAAAGGGTTCTGTCATATCCATTTTAGATTTACAGTGTTCTTTAATCATGTGTGGAGAACGAATTACATCACAAGCTTTGTCAAAGAAATCAGGGGTGGATAAAACTTGCTGAAGTTCAGGGCACTCTGAAATAGGGAAGCCATTTTTTTTCAAGATGATAAGAGATGAATAAGTCATAgttctctttaaaaaaacaaaataaaaagtttaaatcatGAACAATATCTTGTTGAACTGACAGAGgaaggtgttttttttccctgCATTTTAGAATAAAGCCAAAAAGGTTCTCCCTTAAATTTTCAAGCAGTTTATCAATACTTGGTGGGGTAGACTGCTGGGTTAAATCTGCATCAAAAGTGTTGTCTTGTTCCACTACTGATTCTTCATTAACTTCTTCGTTGCTCCCAGGGGAaggaaaaacactgtgtttgttttctgtacaCGTGTCTTCTGTAAGAATGGTACTTGGAAAAAGTAGAACAGCAATCATTTATACCACAAGTAATGCTAAAGTGAGCTTTGTGTGCATGTACAAGTCCAATGTGTTGTATAAGCTTTACAAGGGTGAAAGTTCTACGTGGGCATTTTGGGCATTGGTGCAGTGGAGCCATAGATCTACAGAAGATTCATCACTCGTGTCACAGTTACTGGCAATGGCTTGTCTCCTTCCTCCTTGATGTGTAGAATGCACCTCTGGAGAAATGTCATGGTATTTCTCAGCCGTGGAGGGTATGCAATGTTGAAGGTGAAATACATACAAAAGGTTGTGATGAAGGCCTCATCTACCGCAGCACAAGTGCACACCTCAACTCCATCAACCTTCACCACACTCTGACTTCGTCTAGAAATGGCAGTTTTCCAATCCTTGTCTTTCAGCTGAATTGTAGGATACGGTGTGGCAGGTTCACCCTACAGATAAacagtagagaaaaaaaacattgatacaaATCAGTATCTTTTCTTTCTGTGGTCATCTCCACTCAGCTAATTACTGTTAtcattcataaatatatatatatatatatatatatatatatatatatatatatatatatatatatatatatatatatatatatatatatatatatatatatatatgatttaatattcCTGACACCTATAAATAGCTGTAATGCAGCACAGCATAAAAGTAGTAACAACAAACTGCAAAATACATGCACTTATGTCATGCTGCTAGTGAGGCTTACACAAAAAGACAGCCTTGACCTTGAATGTTGGTATGTGGCAACATTTTCTTACCTCTCCAAGTGAAATGAGGTGGTCAATGTTCTCCCTGAAGATGGATGGCAAAAAAACAAGTCCACCCCTGAAGTCAATGCCTGTTATGTGAAGAACAAAAGTGCTTTAATAAGAACTCAGCACGAGGACAAAAGCCACCCACTGATGTAATAATTCTACATTTGGGTCAAAAATCACAACCTGGAAGGTCCTCAGCCAGAGCTTCCTCTCTCACCTCCACATACAGTTTTTTTAGTGGCAACGTCCCCTTGACAAGTTTCAGCAAATTAGGGAGTAAAGCTGTAAATCCCTCGTTGAAGCGACGACAAATGTTCACCGTCAAAGGATGGATGTCATCAACCTCATCATACAACTAAGGAGGAAAAtaggcaaaaagaaaaaaatatatataataaattactaTAGTGTTGCAATAAAGTTTAGTGATTAATACAGCAGGCCGTGTGACAATAattaattttcaggattttcccgaattaaaaaaaattggataATTGGTTACATCTAAATATTGTGCGAGACGTGAGTCATTACGTCTCTACTTTCTGTAGCCTCTGTATCCGTGCTTTCCATTTCAGTACATTTTATAAAATTCAAAATCAGCAGAATTCATCACCCCACACAGCATGTGTGATTGTTGCAAGTTAAATATTGGTGGTCATCCTCGATAACCAATTAAATCTCCCCATCACCCAGGCCTATaaattagttttgaaaaataaaaaacctaGAATAGATGTAGCCTTATTAAAAAGATACAATGTTGGTTCATCACTTGCCACCAACAGTAACATTAGGCACATATAATGGCTATACATCGTTAGTTCCAATTACTTTATTACACTTAGCCCTGAGGATGTTCTTAAGAACGGGTAtttcatcaagatgtttttaatGGTCATTCCCTCTGATATTTCTCGACGACGCCATGCAAATGTCTTTTTCATGCGGTCCTTCACGATCGCCAAATCAGGTTGTGTCTTCCTGTACTGTTCATGCAATGCCTTGACATGGGCCTCAACAGATGTAGCATCCTCTCCAACAATGCATGATTCCTTTATCAGAGACACAAGTAATCATTTCATAACCAAAAagtaaatacttacatttttccttTGCCTAAGAGATACTTACCACAAATGTCTTAGTACGCTTGACATGCAAAGTTTCAGGTCCATCTGTTGACTTCCTTGCTTGGTGAAACTTCTCTTTAAACTTTTTGACCTCGGTGTTGTTGAGAAGTGGCGCCCGTTCTGCCTTGAACTTCCTCTTAAGTGACATATGCCAGGTATGCTTTTGATGAACAAGTCAAAACATGCGTACTTTCAGCAATTGCAACACCACCACCAATAAATCTAATATTACACACCAAATTAACAATATTACATCAGATACTTCTGTGAACAGAACTaactattttgtaaataaataaataaacatgcaaaCTTACATAACCATTCCCCTCAACATCCTTCAAGAAAGGGTACTTCACAATCAAAGCTTTGGCAACCTGAACATACTCTGCATTGGTAGGATACCTGCACACCAAGAGCAACAAAATCATTTGTCCAGTAATTCTGCAAATCTCACAAAATCCTAtgtataatattaaaacattttggcACTTCTTATGATAACCTAAGCTCAAATTCAAAGAGCTGAGGAACATTTGCTTTGGACAATTCTCATCTTCGGCCTGAAGTTACCTTGCTTAATGAGTTTTCCCGCTTTGTAAAACACACCCCTGGCCAATTGCTTATTAAACAAATTACATGTTTTGTAGTAAAAATTACtaaacatactttaaaaagaCACGTATGCCTAACTGCATGCAAAATTACtgtttttgattaattaatttactagGCAAGAATGCAAAACCTGTGGCCTGTGCagaacctatatatatatatatatatatatatatatatatatatatatatatatatatatatatatatatatatatatatataattttttttttaggaaataaatGATCTTAGCAAATAAATGATAAGAAGTGTTAACTTATGAACTCTTAAATAAACAAGGCATGTAATTTGGCCCAGGGTGTCAAACGTTTATATATGACTGAGCATTACTTGGTCAACAGCACTATTTAACATGGCATCAGAAGTTTATATATTTAAGATAGTTTCAAGTttgtacatttaaaatacctaTACATCATAAACAAGCTATGATTTGATAATCATCCACAGAACTACAGAGACTAGAACTTACATTGTGTACTGTGCCATCATTTCATAGAGTGTCCTAATAATTTTGTTACGATCTCTTGGGACCTTCTGACAACTCTCTTTGGCATCCAGGCGGCTTTGGACATCTTTTGGAAAACACGGAATGGACATCACAGCAGGCAGTCTTTGGCAAACTGGCTCCTttctgtaaaacaaaaacaaaaactagtaTAGAAAGACAGTCAACCTCAAACTGCACAAGAAACATTGTGCCAACAGGAGAAACagatgctgtttttcttttttttttattgtttgatggATGACCCAATCAAAAACAAAGCAGGGGACACCAAGTCTACTCTTTCAGATGGCGCATACGTCATCAAGATGGCGCCGAGCATGGCTGCCGTGTTGCGAGCTCCCACttattttagcagtttttctttgtttttgtgtttgcttgtTACTCTTTTTGCACTGAATGTTACTGGCATCGTCACATACGACCGACAAACACTCCTGGGAATCAGATCGTCGATCACTCACCGCAAACCGGACTTTGAGTTCCACAACGCTGATCCTTTGTTCCCTAACATCGGAGAGGCTCCATTCACCTGGGTCGCCCGGCCACGCACGCGACGCAGACGCCGGAAAAGAGGCAAGCAAGCCGGTGTGCTCGTCAGGCTGAGACGCCGCGCTCACCGTCCGCCTCTTCCCACCTTGTTGCTGGCTAATGTGCAGTCCTTGGACAACAAGCTGTGCGAGCTCCACGCACGGATCGCTTTCCAGCGGGAGATACGTGACTGCAGCGTGATCTGCCTCACAGAGACCTGACTATCCGCGGACATACCCGACCACGCCATAGAACCCGCGGGGTTCTCTCTGCACCGCGCCGacagatccaaagagctctctgggAAAAGTAAGGGAGGTGGTGTATGTTTCCTGATCAACAATGCTTGGTGTGATCGGAGGAATGTACATTTCATCGAGTCTTTCTGCTCGCCGGAGCTGGAATATCTGATCATCTCCTGCCAGCCGGTGTGGCTACCTTGTGAGATTACAGGACTGTGTTTAGCGGCAGTGTACATACACCCGCACGCGGACTCGGAATTCGCACTCGGGAAGCTACACGAGACCATCAACAAGCAGATGACCGCGTGCCCGGAGGCTGCACTCATTGTTGCAGGGGACTTTAACCggacaaactttaaaactttttgtccagcactgtttcagcacATTACATGCTTCACGCGGAAAACCCAGACGCTTGATCACTGCTACTCTAACATCCGAGGAGCCTACAAAGCCCTCCCCCGACCCCCGTTCGGcaaatcagatcactcctccatcttgcttctgcccacctacaggcagaGGCTGAAACGAGAACCGCCCACCACCAAGGAGGTACGCCGCTGGTCTGACCAATCGGAAGCTatgcttcaggactgttttgatcaCGTGGACTGGGAGATGTTCCGTGATTCGTCAAGCAGCATCGACGAGTACGCAGACACAGTCACCGCCTTCATTCGCAAGTGCGTGGATGACGTAGTGCCCCTCAGATCAGTGCGCGTcttccccaatcagaagccctggctgaacggtgACGTCCGCTCCGCTCTCAGCGCCGCTTTCAGATCTGGAAATACGGAGGAGTACAAACGAGCCAGCTACGCTCTCCATAGGAC from Astyanax mexicanus isolate ESR-SI-001 chromosome 11, AstMex3_surface, whole genome shotgun sequence encodes:
- the LOC111194921 gene encoding uncharacterized protein LOC111194921, giving the protein MALRQLSTEELIKKLVDAGVEITAEEAQRFRENDVDGETVDCGLTEAMIAYLFDKSFKKQLKFRDFVSQHKEVILSLDDITPDVENLTQIERKEPVCQRLPAVMSIPCFPKDVQSRLDAKESCQKVPRDRNKIIRTLYEMMAQYTMYPTNAEYVQVAKALIVKYPFLKDVEGNGYHTWHMSLKRKFKAERAPLLNNTEVKKFKEKFHQARKSTDGPETLHVKRTKTFVLYDEVDDIHPLTVNICRRFNEGFTALLPNLLKLVKGTLPLKKLYVEVREEALAEDLPGIDFRGGLVFLPSIFRENIDHLISLGEGEPATPYPTIQLKDKDWKTAISRRSQSVVKVDGVEVCTCAAVDEAFITTFCMYFTFNIAYPPRLRNTMTFLQRCILHIKEEGDKPLPVTVTRVMNLL